GGTGGGCGTGGCTGCTCCCGGTGGGCGTGGCTCACGAGGACTTTCCATCAACACTAGCGTCCCTGCTGCAGAGGCCCGGCCAGGACCTCCTccgccctcacccagcccctggcaggtggggtccctcatccaCAGGGCGCTGCGGCCACTAGGGGAGTGAGCAGCAGCGGGGGGCTCGCTCACCCTGCGGTCCCCCCGGGCCTCTACACAGATGCCTTTCCCACCCAGATCGACCTGTACGCGGGGGCTCTGTTCGTGCACgtctgcctgggctggaacttcTACCTGTCCACCATCCTCATGCTCGCCATCACCGCCCTGTACACCATCGCAGGTACAGCGCCAGGCCCGGTCGGGTGGCAAACTGGAGAGAGGGTCCTGACCGCTGGGCTGGGCATTGGTGCAGCCGGGCGGACATGTGCCCGAATCTGAGAGGCCAGCAGAGCCCACgggcatgagcaggaggcagggccacctccccccacagcccTGGACAGCTGTAGTCCGGCTGTGCTGGCCCAGCTGCCTGCTACCACCGCTCACCCACCCGGGAAAGGGCAGGGCCTGGACGTGGAGCAGCAGGCCCGCCCAGAGCCATGGAAGCGCTCCCTGGTCCCTGCTCCCTGGGTACCAGgcccctccagctccctctctccCCCGCAGGAGGCCTGGCTGCCGTGATCTACACCGATGCCCTGCAAACGCTCatcatggtggtgggggctgtcATTCTGACGGTCAAAGGTGAGGGTTACGGACTGGCAGGGCCACCCAGTAGCACGCCCTTTGGGGTCTGGGCGTCGGCATCTGGTGCAGAGCTGGCTCAGGGCTGAGGGTGAGGTGGGGCCCAGGGCGGATGTGCAGACACACAATGTGACCACAAACCTGCCTGGGTGTCTGCTCCGATTGTTAAGAACCACAGACAAGAGCCCAGAAGCGCTGGGCAGGGCAGAGGAGCGCAGGGCGAGGCAGACCTGACCTGGCAGAGGCTGTCCCGGGGCTCTGGGGAACACCTTGTTCCTGGAAGGTGCCAGCAGAGCCAGGACCCCACAGAGGGGGGCCAGTCTCTTCCAGATTCAGGTGCCAGATCCCGCGGCAACATCTGCCTCTTGTGTAGTGTTTGTACCTTTGCTCTGAGCACAGGTGGCAAGGATGCTGGGCCCAGAGTCCGGGCAGCAGACGTCCCGCGTGGGAAAGGTGGGGAATAGGGCCTGGCTTCTCCTGTGTCCAGGTTTCTGGGTATCTGCTTCCTTTCAGACCAGGGGCCTGAGACCCTAGAACCCACTGCAGGCGAGAGGCCTGGGCGGCCAGGCCAGGTCTGGACGGAGGGGAGTGACTACAGACACAGCCAAAGCCAcagggggccaggctgggccatgAGGGGCTGACCCTGAGGCAGACAGGAACAGTGAGGGGGCATGTGGTCTGGGCTtgaggcccagctggccctgTCACGCCCTCCCTGTCCCCTGGGACTGGCTTCCTTTCTCAGGCCGTCACTGCCCGCCACTCTCCGCCTGCCCCAAATCACGTCCTTCAGAAACCCCTGGGGCAGGACTTTAACACTAAACTCCTCAGAAGGTCCTCACGTGCTGAGAAAAAGTACTTTTCTTCCCTGAATTGAGAGTTTAAAGCCCGTGCCCACGGCCAACCAGCATCAGAGGCCATAGGACCACGTGCTCATTTAATAGTATTTAAATACATAGAAAACAGTGGGGGACTCACCTCTGCAGAGCGCCCACCTCCCCACGCTCTCCCCGACGCTGGGAAGGTGGAGTGGGGAGGCCAGTGGGACCCACAGGAAGTTCCCTGCGAGGTGAGGGCAGCGGGGGGCTGGGAGTCAGGCCACCAGCCACCAACCGCCCCGTCCTGCCTCGACCCCACCAGCTTTCGACCAGATCGGCGGGTATGAGCAGCTGGCAGCGGCCTACGCCCAGGCCATACCATCCAAGACTGTTGCCAACACGACCTGCCACCTGCCGCGTGCGGATGCCATGCACATGTTCCGAGACCCCCACACAGCCGACCTCCCGTGGACCGGGATGACCTTCGGGCTGACCATCATGGCCACCTGGTACTGGTGCACCGACCAGGTGAGTGTCCGCATCGTCGCCTgcgccttcctgccttcctgccttccaggGTGGGCTGCAGGTCCGGCGCCCACCTGCCCGTCCCGGTGCAGCCCAGGAACCCCCCACGGCCTGGGCTTCGGTGAGGCCGGGACGACCGGGCTAGGGGTCCTTGTGGTCCCGAGGGGCCTGCACCCTCCGCCTGGAATCGGAGGCCCACTGGCCGCCGCCCGGCCGGGCCTTGAGGTGCTTCGACTGGGACAGTTTGGAGTACGGGATCCCCAGGGGACTGGGACGCGCGTCGGGGGCCAGCGGCGGGCTCCCGGGGTCGGGCAGGGTGTGGGGCGCGAGGCTCCCCTTGGCCTGCCAGTAGTGGGGACCCACTCTCCTGGAAGAGCTCTGGGCGCCCTCGGCCGCGGGGCAGTACGGCAGGGGTCCTGGGGTCCTCAAGGGCCGTGGGAAGCCATCTTTATCCCCCGTCTCCAAGGCAGAGGGTCCACGACGGTGGTCCTGGGGGGAGAGAAAAGACAGGTGACATCCGAGGAGCACCCACCTCCCGCGGCTGCCAGCGGCTGCAGCCGCACGCTCGCAGCTGGTGGCctgaccgctggttcctaacttGGTGCCTCAGCGCCCAGTTGTCCTGTGGCAATAACCGCTTTTTGTGGCTGTGATACGCCAAGTGCGGCTCCTCGCTGTCCCTGCCCCGCCTCCGCCCGCCTGCCGGAGGTCCTGTGGGCAGGGGCGGCCCTGGGAGCCTGCCTCCAGTCCTCTCCGAGAGGTGACGGCGCCAGGTGACCTCACAGCCTCCGCCCCTCTGGGTGGCAGGCCCTGGGCGGCGgcggcaccggcaccggcaccggcgGGGAAAGTCGTCGAGAGGCAGCAGCGCCTTAGCTGGCACAAACCCGGGGCCGTGCCCCTGCACCGAGCCCAAGGGCCCCGTCCTGGGAGTGAGGCgccagccccagggccagcccagcatCTCTGTGGGCCAGTGGGGACACCTCCCCTCGCAGGAGGTTCCGTGAGCCCCATTCCCAGGCTGGaccactgaggcccagagggcaggactggggctgCACCCACAGGGAGGGGTCTCCCTGGGGCCAGGGCTGCCGTCCagcgaggggctgcgaggggctcTCCcccgccagcagcaggtgctcaGTGTGTCTGCTGACAGACCTCCCGGGGCCGTGACAGTGGGAAGCGACCCATGTGGGCGTCCGAGGAGCACTGCTTTCACCGCAGGTTCCACCTGGCTCTCCTGGGAGGGCCGAGGGCACGCCGGGGGAGTGAGGGCTGGCCCTGGAGGGCATACGGCTGAGCTGGCCGGTGCCCCTGTACCCGGGCACCTCTCGTTTCCTCCCCACTCAGCACAGGCCGGGCGCAGTGCTGGCACGTCTGGGCGGGGTATCATTCAGGAGATTTCTcatggaggcagggctggcctcGAGGTCAGGGCTGAATGGGCCCGTCTGGAAAGAGGGCGACGCGGGGAGGCTGGGGCGGGACGCCACCGGCATTGGTGGCCGGCAGCCTGGCCTCAGCCTTACCTCCCGTCCTCCTCCTGCCTAcgctgggcctgcagggggcagccaggccgTGGTCCAGAGCACCCACAAGGCAGAGACGGGTCCACTGGGTCCCACCGGTCTGGACCTCCTGGGCCTGCTCTGCTGTGACCCACACGAGCCCCTGTGGACTCCTCAGGACACCTGGAGGGCTAACGCCACTCAGTCCCAGGCCAGGACGCCCCTTCGAGATGCCCGGTCTGGTCAGCGCCAGGTGGCAGCTCCGTGCTGGGACGGAGGGTACTTCTCATTCTCTCCTTTAGACTTTTTTCACTGTctcctagctcagtggtcggcaaactgcggctcgcgagccacatgcggctctttggccccttgagtgtggctcttccacaaaataccgacttctgcacatgggccacgaagtttcaatcgcactgtacgtgcgcgcccgcatgtggtattttgtggaagagccacactcaaggggccaaagagccgcatgtggctcgcgagccgcagtttgccgaccactgtcctagctcATCCACAAGGCACAGGCTGCACTCTTGTAATTAGAAACAAGCAGAACCAGTGACACAGGAGGCCTGATGGCCCCCGAGCCTCAGCCTCCACCTGCAGGCGGCCAAGCGCAGTGACATGCCGCCCGCCGTGCCAGTGCTCGTGTCATCACAGGGCACCAGTGGGTAGGGTCTACAGAGCCTCCTCATTGtccagacagggaaactgaggctcagcgtgAGGCAAGGAAGTGTCCCCAAGTCACCGGAAGCTGGTGGGGAAGCAGGACGGACATCAGCTTGCCCCGAGTCCCCGGCACCCTGCGCCTCGTGCTATCGAGAGCCGTGCACGGAAGGCGCCGCTGGGCGCTGCCTGTTCAACTGGCCTGTGCTTGCAACAGCTGAAGCCTCAGATAATTCCTGCTTCTCCATTGCTGGTAGGGATTTACAATGCAGACAGCAAAGGGaaaatacttatatttaaaagtcataggtgcgccctggctggtttggctcagtggatagagcgccggcctgcggactgaagggtcccaggttcgattccagtcaagggcacatgcctgggttgtgggctcgatccccagtagggggcgtgcaggaggcagccaatcaatgattctctctcatcattgatgtttctctttctccctctccctctcccttcctctctgaaaccaataaaaatacattaaaaaaaaaaagtcacaggtGCACAGTGCCGTGAACATACGAAAAAGCACTGACATGTACACTTTGTGGCTGAACCAGAGGAGAATCATAGCTCGGTAAAGCTGTTTTTAAGGAGAGTGGGTTTTTAAAGAAGTAGACTCGTAATGTCAGAGTTGGGAGGGATCTCAGATGCCATCAGTTCCAtgagccctccctcctcccattctGCAGacctggaaactgaggctcagccagGATCTGCCCAAGGCTACCTGACGATGCCTCAGGCAGACCTAGAACTGGAAGCTTCCCCCAACCACAGGTCTGAGAGCTCCCGACCTCTGCCAGTGACACAAAGCACATGCATGAATATGCCAGCCCCTCCTGTGAGGGTACAGGAGCTGGGGGAGTCCCCTGGTACCATCCTACCAgggcccctccagccctgccaactgctgggaggcaggctgggcaggACCCACTTTCCCTGCTcaacagatggggagactgagtcCCTGGAATGAGTACCTTGGCCCCAGTCGCTCGGCCAATCAGGATGAGCTCTGCTTCTGGGGGAGCCGTCAGGTATCAGGCGTGGGCGTTGGTTGTCTCAGGCGGGTCTGGCACTAGTGGGACAGcaccccaggcctctccctgggGCTCCCCCGGATATGTCCTGCCCCCGGGACTCACTGCCTCCCTGTGCCCCCAGGTCATCGTGCAGCGGTCGCTGTCCGCCCGGGACTTAAACCACGCCAaggcaggctccatcctggccaGCTACCTCAAGATGCTGCCCATGGGCCTGATCATCATGCCGGGCATGATCAGCCGTGCACTGTTCCCAGGTAGGGCCGGGGCTGCAGAGGTAGAGGAAGAGGCCACGGATGAATATGAGCTGtttcctgggtgggggtgggggcagggaggagagtggTCCCCAGGACCGCAATCAAAGGGATCCACACGGAGGGGGCTTGCCACAAGGCCCCTGGAGGACCACTTGCTGTGTGCCTGGGGGATGCCACTGGCTTCCTGTAGCACACGGTGCGAAACAGTGGGTTCCACTCAGCGCCAGTGCTGCAGAGGCTGCCTTGAGGGGAGACTGGGGCCGAAGGTCTCCAGCATCGTCATGCGCCTGTGCCTGCGCCTGCGTGCAtggttcgggggggggggggggtgcctacCCACTCCCTACCCCGTTCATCAGGGAGCCCAGCGGAGGCCGCTCTGGCTGctcaggcccagggaaggggctCCCAGACCCGCTGCAGAGACCTGACCCACCTGGGCGTTCTTGTCCCCGGAGCGAAAGGCCTGCATCTTCCGCAGGGAGCCCGCTTCTCCTCTCTCCCGACCCTGGGCCCACGGGGAACCACACAGGGGCTCCCCAAAGGTCCCGCGGGTGATGTGGGGGGCGCTCAGCTGTCGGCGAGGGGGCTGGGCCGGCCCATTGGCTTCTTGCTCTGAGTGGCGCCTCCGGAGAGGGGGCGGGTGTCCCCTCACCTCGAAATACTCATCCGACACAGAAGAGGAAGCCACTGAGGGCCGCCGCAGGCCACGGCCAAGGCCAGAGCTGCCCGAGAGGCTGTCCTGGTCACTGAGGGTTATGTAGTCATCGTCGTCTTCCTCGTCCTCCTGGTCCAGGCCATTGGGGATCCCCCCGCCCTCACCGCCAGCGTCACCCTGGGCCACAGACAGCTgccgcgggggcggggcagggcctgggcctggggccggGGTCCCGGGCAGCCTGTGGTCTGTTCTGTTCCGCAGCACCTCCTCTTCCGGGCTTTCTGGGGCCCAGCCGGCACCGCCGCCATCCTGGGCAAGCACGTCTGCCACAGGGACTGTCCGGGGCTTGGGCACAGGGGGCTCTGGCTTGGGATCCCCCTGGGGGAGGCCGTTCCTGGCTGGGAGACCGTCTTGGGGTGTGCTGGGCTCCGGAGAGGGGCTGCAGTCCTGGCTCTGCCGCCACAGCTGGGCGCCGCCCTGGGAGGTGTCTCGGATCTTGATGCGGTTGatctggctgggctgggggttcCAGATGTTGGGGTCGATGATGTTGATGTAGCCCAGGATGTCGCTGCCCGGCTCTGGGTCCGGCTCCACCCACGTGGGCAGGTATTCGAACATGTTGGCCCGCTCCAGGTGGAGCAGCCCCGGGTGCATGGGCAGGGGCGGCTCCGGGAGGTCCCCCGGCTGCTCCGCCAGCCCTGGGCTGCGCAGCCCCGGCGGCCTCTGGCCCTCCGGCTTCTCGGAGGAGACCTTGGCGATCTCCTCGGCGCTCTTGGCCTTGACCAGCGCGTACTTAGGGTTGACGAGCTTCTTCGCCACGGCGCCCGAGGGCGCCAGGGGGACCACGGCGGGCAGCACAatgggctcgggctcgggctccttCTCCATGGGGATGCCCTTGAGGCTGACGCCGTGCGAGGTGAGGTACAGCTCCTGGAACTGCCGGTCGAACGTCTCCACCACTTGGCCCGACAGCACGGAGATCACGTTGCGGTCCGTCCGGGCGGCGGACCAGGTGAAGCTGCAACACAGGGACGGCTGCTGGTCAGCACGGGGCCGCTCCCCCAGGCCCGAGCCCCCACGTGGGGTCCGCGCCCCCAGGCACCCCCCAGGCCgaggggccctgggcaggacCGGTAAGTGAGGGGACAGAGGATGGGGCGCAGCCTCGGGGTCAGACCTGACCTGGGTCCTCGCGCAAGTCACTGCCGCCAAGCCCTCTCCCACCTGCGCTCCTCTGGGGTTACAGCACCCCAAACGCCACTCCCGGTGCCCAGAGCAGCCCTGGACACCTGGTGTCATTCTGAGTGGCCGTGGGCAGCGCcaccctgctgcccctgctggtgGGGCTTGCAGAGCGGGGCCACGCATGTCCCATcttggccacaccccccacctccaggctgGTGACACCTCTAGGCTGGAGCAAGTCTCAGACAAAAGCCCTCCTCTGCCTCTTCTGGAGAGCTGGGTGGTGTGCGGGCGCGCCCCAGCCCAGCTCACACCTCAGCAGTTTGGGGGCCAATGAACCGGAATAACCAAGGTGTCATAAGGCAGGATTAAGGGCAGAAACTAGCTGGGACCCAGAGccacctcttccccaccccagaaAGCCAGAAGTCACCTGTAGGAGCCACAGACGGCCCGGTCTCCATCCACGAACATGAACTTCTGGGCCAGGACGCCCTTGAACTTGGTAGCTGACCTTGTGAAGAACTCTGTTCCCCCGCTGCTCCGCACCCTGAGATTCTGGGGGCGACAGGAGACAGAATGACATGACCACAGCACTGACCACGCGGAGGGACGCCCAGCAATCCCTGCCTGGGCTTCAGGGGCTGTGGGGGAGCTGGGAcggggaggctgaggctgggaaaGGAGCGGGTGTGGGACTGCAGCGTGGAGCCAGGGCGGGAAGAGCTGGGGTGTGagtggggcaggagggtggggcacgGCCTGGAGGTGTCAGAGAGCACGCCCAGGCAGGACGAGACCTGCAGCCTtcagcctgcagcctgcagcAGCCGTGGGGACTGCTGCtccggtgggggcggggccgatGCGGGGTCTGGAGAGGGGATGTGGGCACACTTCAGGAAGGTCCCCATGGCGGCACAGCGGGGCGGGGGGACCTGCCCGATGGGGTCTGGCTCTGGTGCTCAGCCGAGCTGTGGCCTTCCCAggccgggcggcgggcggcctCTCCCGGGGCCTCTCCCGTGCTGTCTCTGTTGCCCTGATGCCCGCTCACCCGGGCGCACTGCCTGTACCCAGGAGCAGCTCTGCACATGGTTCAGTCCCACTCCTCACCGGCCGGCACTGTCTGGCTCAGGAGCAAGCCAGAGGCCCTGagaggcagtggggggaggggggcaaggggGGGACGGGGAGACCCAGGCGAAGGAGAGGGGTCCCCAGGAGTCATGAGCAGTGCCTCCCGTCCAAGTCCACGACCAGGCCACTCCTGCCCATCTCTGGACGCTGGCCATGAAGGCCCCTCCCCGTGGAGTCTGTGGCTCCGCCCACAGCCTCTGGGTGTGACGGGCTCAGACCCCTGGGCACTGCACGCCCATGCGGAGGCAGCTGTATCTGAGGGTGCAGCTGTGAAAAGCCAGTGGTGGGCCTGGCAGACCCAGGAGGGCAGATGAGCCGGCTGAGAACCAGAGTTgagggaagggcggggggggagggggcgcctggAAGGAGACCTGGGCTCCTCTGGGCAAGCACCCCAGGGTGGCGTGTTGGAGACACGGGCCTGGGTCCCCGGAGCGTTGACGCAGGAGGCTGTGGTCAGGCTGGGAATTTCCTAGTTCACACAAGCCCTAGTGAGTCCAACACCCGCCCAGGCAGGTCGGCGTGGCCGCGAGGCAGGTCCGCCTGAGGGGCTCCGTGCCAGCTGCGGGCGCTGGGCTGTCACACCTCCTGCGACTTCTGTCACCCTCACCCCTGCACTGGCCTCAGCTCAGTGACTGCCCACCGTTGGCACTCACCAACCCCCGCCAAGGTCCCAGCTGCCAACAGAACAGACTGTGATGAGGACcccgcagggcagggcagggcagagctcgagctgtgaggggctgcaggctggcgTGTGAAGGGCGGGAAGAAGgttaggggcaggggcagaggcagggctggcatTCCAGACAGGAGCGCAGGCTGGTGACAAGTCTGTTTAAGACACATGAGGACTTCAGGGGCAGCGGTGGGCACTGGATCCTGCGAGTGGGCTCAGCTGGTGCTGGTGGCAGGTCCTACACCTGCCAAAGCGCCCGACTCCGCCTGCGGGAGTCGCGAAGTTGGAGCTGGCACCCAGCAGAGGCCGCATGGCATGAACCGAGAGCAGGAGGCTGAGGGcaaggaggggctgtgggcaggggaggcgggCCTGCGTCGGGGCAAGGGCAACAGAGAAGGGATGGGTCTGAGACTGGAGTTtgccctcagccccgccctcagCTTCTGGGGGACTCGTCTCAGACCCCTCTGCTTGGGTCAAGGGGCAGGCCCCGTGGACGCCCACCTGGCCAGGCACGAACAGCCGTCTTGTTGTTGGGCCCAACCCAGAAGGCAGATAAGTTCCGTGCCCAgggcctgctccctctgccccaggccgcCCGTTGCAGGCAGCCAGCTCAGCCGGAAGCTGGCCACAGCCCAGGACAATTAGCGCCTGTGACTTTGTACCCAACACAGGGCACGCTCAGGGCCAGAAATCAGGAGCAAAGATCCTGGAGGCGGTACAAGGCCTCCCTTGTCACCTGTGCCCAACCACAGCCAGCTCCACGGCTCCTGTGGGCTCCGCGCCCCGCGCTCTGGGTGCCAgggcctcagcccctcctcccaggaagGCCAGCCACTGCCTCGGTGCCCCAGTgtctgccccacccaccccacttgTGTGGATGGAGGGCTCGGCTCGGCTCCGTGCGAGAGGCACCAGATTTTCTGTGTGACTCTAATCAGGTCtctggcctctctgggcctcggtttccctaCCTGCATGCTGGGGACAGGCCTCGCACCTCAGGCCCATTAGCCTGGGGCTCAGTGGCAGGCGGGGCCTCGCGGCAGCGGCCGCTCCCCCTCCCCGGCCTCATATCAGCTCCGAGGCCTGCTTCCTGGGCGGGCCCACCCCATGGGGCCTGGCCCACATGAGGTAATGTCTCAGGAGTCAGGGCTTGGGGGAGCAGCGGAGGCTTCCACAACGCTGCATTGTCTCTGAGCCATGACATCCCTGCCGAGGACACggcggccagggagaggccaggggGGCCGCTGGGCTGGCCAGAGCGGGTGCCCCGGGCAAGTCCTCGGACTCGGCGGAGCCTGTGTCCTCGGACCCGAAAGGGGCAGCGATGGGTCCCTGAGGGGATGTCAGGGGAGGGTGGCCGGGTGCACAGCACCTGTCCCCAGGGAGCTCTGCCCCAAGCAtgtgtggggcagggtggggtgggtacTAGCGATGGGGCAaaccctgccccacaccccactGTGACCCCTGTTCTCATACAGAGATGGGACTTGACCGGGTACCAAGTCCGCCCGAGACCAGGCCCgggctgtgggaggcagaggggacaaGCGCAGGCCCCTCAAGCAGGGTGGGTCTGGGGTATTCTTCAGCTCCGGTCAAACAGGGCTCCAGTCCTGGCTCCAACCAAAGAGTTGGCATCTCCAcacctcagtcttctcatctgtgagatgggcctccccaccctgatgctgcagggctgctgtgaggcctGAATGAAGCCACACGCATGCAGGTGGGCCCGGAAGGTGCCTGGC
The genomic region above belongs to Myotis daubentonii chromosome 16, mMyoDau2.1, whole genome shotgun sequence and contains:
- the FAM83G gene encoding protein FAM83G isoform X5, with the translated sequence MAFSQVQCLDNSHVNWRSSESKPEFFYSEEQRLALEALVARGPEAFYEVLSRENIRDFLSELELQRILETIEVYDPGSQDPRDSGCLPGSEDHGARDREEASGAGGALAEAEPPPSLEYWPQKSDRSIPQLDLGWPDTIAYRGVTRASVYMQPPLDGQAHIKEVVRKMISQAQKNLRVRSSGGTEFFTRSATKFKGVLAQKFMFVDGDRAVCGSYSFTWSAARTDRNVISVLSGQVVETFDRQFQELYLTSHGVSLKGIPMEKEPEPEPIVLPAVVPLAPSGAVAKKLVNPKYALVKAKSAEEIAKVSSEKPEGQRPPGLRSPGLAEQPGDLPEPPLPMHPGLLHLERANMFEYLPTWVEPDPEPGSDILGYINIIDPNIWNPQPSQINRIKIRDTSQGGAQLWRQSQDCSPSPEPSTPQDGLPARNGLPQGDPKPEPPVPKPRTVPVADVLAQDGGGAGWAPESPEEEVLRNRTDHRLPGTPAPGPGPAPPPRQLSVAQGDAGGEGGGIPNGLDQEDEEDDDDYITLSDQDSLSGSSGLGRGLRRPSVASSSVSDEYFEVRGHPPPLRRRHSEQEANGPAQPPRRQLSAPHITRGTFGEPLCGSPWAQGRERGEAGSLRKMQAFRSGDKNAQDHRRGPSALETGDKDGFPRPLRTPGPLPYCPAAEGAQSSSRRVGPHYWQAKGSLAPHTLPDPGSPPLAPDARPSPLGIPYSKLSQSKHLKARPGGGQWASDSRRRVQAPRDHKDP
- the FAM83G gene encoding protein FAM83G isoform X1 — encoded protein: MAFSQVQCLDNSHVNWRSSESKPEFFYSEEQRLALEALVARGPEAFYEVLSRENIRDFLSELELQRILETIEVYDPGSQDPRDSGCLPGSEDHGARDREEASGAGGALAEAEPPPSLEYWPQKSDRSIPQLDLGWPDTIAYRGVTRASVYMQPPLDGQAHIKEVVRKMISQAQKVVAVVMDMFTDVDIFKDLLDAGFKRKVAVYIILDESNVKYFLHMCERAHMHLGHLKNLRVRSSGGTEFFTRSATKFKGVLAQKFMFVDGDRAVCGSYSFTWSAARTDRNVISVLSGQVVETFDRQFQELYLTSHGVSLKGIPMEKEPEPEPIVLPAVVPLAPSGAVAKKLVNPKYALVKAKSAEEIAKVSSEKPEGQRPPGLRSPGLAEQPGDLPEPPLPMHPGLLHLERANMFEYLPTWVEPDPEPGSDILGYINIIDPNIWNPQPSQINRIKIRDTSQGGAQLWRQSQDCSPSPEPSTPQDGLPARNGLPQGDPKPEPPVPKPRTVPVADVLAQDGGGAGWAPESPEEEVLRNRTDHRLPGTPAPGPGPAPPPRQLSVAQGDAGGEGGGIPNGLDQEDEEDDDDYITLSDQDSLSGSSGLGRGLRRPSVASSSVSDEYFEVRGHPPPLRRRHSEQEANGPAQPPRRQLSAPHITRGTFGEPLCGSPWAQGRERGEAGSLRKMQAFRSGDKNAQDHRRGPSALETGDKDGFPRPLRTPGPLPYCPAAEGAQSSSRRVGPHYWQAKGSLAPHTLPDPGSPPLAPDARPSPLGIPYSKLSQSKHLKARPGGGQWASDSRRRVQAPRDHKDP
- the FAM83G gene encoding protein FAM83G isoform X7; the protein is MAFSQVQCLDNSHVNWRSSESKPEFFYSEEQRLALEALVARGPEAFYEVLSRENIRDFLSELELQRILETIEVYDPGSQDPRDSGCLPGSEDHGARDREEASGAGGALAEAEPPPSLEYWPQKSDRSIPQLDLGWPDTIAYRGVTRASVYMQPPLDGQAHIKEVVRKMISQAQKVVAVVMDMFTDVDIFKDLLDAGFKRKVAVYIILDESNVKYFLHMCERAHMHLGHLKNLRVRSSGGTEFFTRSATKFKGVLAQKFMFVDGDRAVCGSYSFTWSAARTDRNVISVLSGQVVETFDRQFQELYLTSHGVSLKGIPMEKEPEPEPIVLPAVVPLAPSGAVAKKLVNPKYALVKAKSAEEIAKVSSEKPEGQRPPGLRSPGLAEQPGDLPEPPLPMHPGLLHLERANMFEYLPTWVEPDPEPGSDILGYINIIDPNIWNPQPSQINRIKIRDTSQGGAQLWRQSQDCSPSPEPSTPQDGLPARNGLPQGDPKPEPPVPKPRTVPVADVLAQDGGGAGWAPESPEEEVLRNRTDHRLPGTPAPGPGPAPPPRQLSVAQGDAGGEGGGIPNGLDQEDEEDDDDYITLSDQDSLSGSSGLGRGLRRPSVASSSVSDEYFEVRGHPPPLRRRHSEQEANGPAQPPRRQLSAPHITRGTFGEPLCGSPWAQGRERGEAGSLRKMQAFRSGDKNAQTGPFSPDLEASPASMRNLLNDTPPRRASTAPGLC
- the FAM83G gene encoding protein FAM83G isoform X9, whose translation is MAFSQVQCLDNSHVNWRSSESKPEFFYSEEQRLALEALVARGPEAFYEVLSRENIRDFLSELELQRILETIEVYDPGSQDPRDSGCLPGSEDHGARDREEASGAGGALAEAEPPPSLEYWPQKSDRSIPQLDLGWPDTIAYRGVTRASVYMQPPLDGQAHIKEVVRKMISQAQKVVAVVMDMFTDVDIFKDLLDAGFKRKVAVYIILDESNVKYFLHMCERAHMHLGHLKNLRVRSSGGTEFFTRSATKFKGVLAQKFMFVDGDRAVCGSYSFTWSAARTDRNVISVLSGQVVETFDRQFQELYLTSHGVSLKGIPMEKEPEPEPIVLPAVVPLAPSGAVAKKLVNPKYALVKAKSAEEIAKVSSEKPEGQRPPGLRSPGLAEQPGDLPEPPLPMHPGLLHLERANMFEYLPTWVEPDPEPGSDILGYINIIDPNIWNPQPSQINRIKIRDTSQGGAQLWRQSQDCSPSPEPSTPQDGLPARNGLPQGDPKPEPPVPKPRTVPVADVLAQDGGGAGWAPESPEEEVLRNRTDHRLPGTPAPGPGPAPPPRQLSVAQGDAGGEGGGIPNGLDQEDEEDDDDYITLSDQDSLSGSSGLGRGLRRPSVASSSVSDEYFEVRGHPPPLRRRHSEQEANGPAQPPRRQLSAPHITRGTFGEPLCGSPWAQGRERGEAGSLRKMQAFRSGDKNAQPRPYLGTVHG
- the FAM83G gene encoding protein FAM83G isoform X3 — protein: MAFSQVQCLDNSHVNWRSSESKPEFFYSEEQRLALEALVARGPEAFYEVLSRENIRDFLSELELQRILETIEVYDPGSQDPRDSGCLPGSEDHGARDREEASGAGGALAEAEPPPSLEYWPQKSDRSIPQLDLGWPDTIAYRGVTRASVYMQPPLDGQAHIKEVVRKMISQAQKVVAVVMDMFTDVDIFKDLLDAGFKRKVAVYIILDESNVKYFLHMCERAHMHLGHLKNLRVRSSGGTEFFTRSATKFKGVLAQKFMFVDGDRAVCGSYSFTWSAARTDRNVISVLSGQVVETFDRQFQELYLTSHGVSLKGIPMEKEPEPEPIVLPAVVPLAPSGAVAKKLVNPKYALVKAKSAEEIAKVSSEKPEGQRPPGLRSPGLAEQPGDLPEPPLPMHPGLLHLERANMFEYLPTWVEPDPEPGSDILGYINIIDPNIWNPQPSQINRIKIRDTSQGGAQLWRQSQDCSPSPEPSTPQDGLPARNGLPQGDPKPEPPVPKPRTVPVADVLAQDGGGAGWAPESPEEEVLRNRTDHRLPGTPAPGPGPAPPPRQLSVAQGDAGGEGGGIPNGLDQEDEEDDDDYITLSDQDSLSGSSGLGRGLRRPSVASSSVSDEYFEVRGHPPPLRRRHSEQEANGPAQPPRRQLSAPHITRGTFGEPLCGSPWAQGRERGEAGSLRKMQAFRSGDKNAQQPLLRNRSTLSPRWMQKGEKYLHLAPGSRDLITGELSKVKRGGCSEKCAAQQTKEVSLGLRGNKPFRENTPTPF